GGCGCGACGGAACCGCTGCCACGAAGGTGATCGGTCGTGATGCGCACGCGATATGCCCACGCGTCAGCCTGGCGGAACAGCCGCCGCGTTCGCCTCGGTGACTTTCGCGCAGTTCTTTCGCCGCCGAGCTGGACAATCCCGTCTTTGGTCGTGAACGGTGCTGCGGCGGCGTAGGCAATAACACTGCTACCGCTGACGCTGTACCGACCGGTGATGTACTCGACGACGTCATCCAAACGTGCGCGCCCCCCGGCGCGGGTGACGAGTTCACGAATCGTCGAACGAATACCGGTGTACGCCTCCATTCCCCATTCTTTGAGAGCCCAGCGATCCCGGTCGACCCGCTCGAAGCGATCGTCCCCGCCCAGCACGTTGCCGAGCGACCGAACACTGCGATCGACGACGAAGCGGTCCGCGATGTCGTGCGAGCTCATCGGAGAACCTTCGAGGAACAGCACGGCGGCCGCGTAGTCGCCGACCGATGACGTCCGCGTGAGCACATGCTCGCCACAGACGATGTAGCCGCAATGGGTCAGCCATGACGCATTGCGGTCCGGTCTACGCTCCGGCCGACTCGACTGGACCAAATCCAATTCCTCGAGCCGAATCACGCCGTATCCGTTGGCTCGTTCGGCAAGTCGAGTTCGCGTCAGTTCCAGCACCGCATTCATGGTGGGTGCCACGCACCAACCGTCCTCGATCTCGTATGCATCGTCGAGTCGGTCGAGTACCCGCCACGCGGGTTGGCCCACTCGTTCGACCTGGTTGCCCAGCGCCGGCATCAGTTCGAGCAAGTCATCGAGGGGGCGGATGGTTCCGATGAGCTCGCGCGCGGTTTCGGCGGCCAGCTCGAGGGGGCCTTCCTCGGCGATAAGGGTCGTCAGCGTGTCCCGACCTTTCCCCTCGATCTGGCGGATTCGCTCGCGGCTGACCTCGTACTTCTGGCCGATCTGATCGAGCGTGGCAGGGTTGTCGGCGAAAAGTCGCGTCGCAAGAACCCCGGATGCCCGGGCATCGAGGACCCCGAAAGCGTCGTTGAACAGCGCCGCGATATCGCGGTCCGTGTCTCGTTCATTCAGAATGTCACTCACACGGAGAGCTTCGATGCGCCGGCGGGCCTCGATTATCTCGTCTGGAGTTCCGCAGGCCACCTGGCCGCCGATCAATGGCTCATCGAGTTTTCCGACCTTGGTATACCAATCGGCGATTCTGGTGAAGTCGTCGACCAGCGAGTCGACCCATCCGGCTCG
Above is a genomic segment from Skermania piniformis containing:
- a CDS encoding sigma factor-like helix-turn-helix DNA-binding protein, with protein sequence MTADPTRDEVRPRSWADAFPWLAGVAGSGAVDWWSERIDSTDPTTRQSRLARISALAMERSTRSTIGEIFPGLPTDVDIIGLDIPVRARNILGKDGRSEPGRLQATTLADMLAWQQMGVGTATAILHALADASTSATTPSIRAAPAPDIPAESAPEAERAGWVDSLVDDFTRIADWYTKVGKLDEPLIGGQVACGTPDEIIEARRRIEALRVSDILNERDTDRDIAALFNDAFGVLDARASGVLATRLFADNPATLDQIGQKYEVSRERIRQIEGKGRDTLTTLIAEEGPLELAAETARELIGTIRPLDDLLELMPALGNQVERVGQPAWRVLDRLDDAYEIEDGWCVAPTMNAVLELTRTRLAERANGYGVIRLEELDLVQSSRPERRPDRNASWLTHCGYIVCGEHVLTRTSSVGDYAAAVLFLEGSPMSSHDIADRFVVDRSVRSLGNVLGGDDRFERVDRDRWALKEWGMEAYTGIRSTIRELVTRAGGRARLDDVVEYITGRYSVSGSSVIAYAAAAPFTTKDGIVQLGGERTARKSPRRTRRLFRQADAWAYRVRITTDHLRGSGSVAPIAIATILGLEEGRTVQLDSRLGPQAVAWTGIQPSFGTIRRFLLDEDVTAGTEVFLIIHDNRRFSFEQAHDQVGDSLADALTLVGAPPTSDPAAARVALAGAVELPADAPVSGIIGDYRARGDDDVADLLLTIREQLEIGHIVADREHNTDVDESPTCYRGRHRREP